One Caldalkalibacillus uzonensis genomic window, GTATGCTGGGAGGGGTGGCTAAACTGATCATCAGCGACTTTTTCAAACGGGCCAAAAAGGAACTAAGCAAAATACATCATTCGGCTTAATATTTAAAACGGTTGTAAGAGAGGAGTGAGTTGATGAAACCTGCCCCTTTTGACTATTACCGACCAAGTACTTTGGAAGAAACTTTGCAGCTATTAACAGAGTTTGAAGAGGAAGCAAAAATCATTGCCGGTGGCCAAAGCTTTATTCCTATTTTAAATATGCGTCTGTCAGAGCCTGGAGTTTTGGTAGATATCAACCAATTATCTGATTTGGAGTATATAACAGTGGAAGACGGTTATTTAAAAATTGGTGCCTTGACCAGACAGCGTACCCTTGAACTGTCTTCACTGGTTCAGCAACATGTCCCTTTGCTAAGTGAGGCGCTTCCTTTCATAGGCCACTTGCAGACCCGCAACAGGGGAACGGTGGGAGGGAGCTTGGTGCATGCTGACCCTAGCGCCGAAATTCCATTAGCTTTATCCGTATTAAATGCGGAAGTGGTGTTACGCAGCACTGAAGAGATACGTACTGTGGAAATCGGTGACTTTTTCCTGACCTACCTGACTGCAAATATATTACCGCATGAGTTGCTTACAGAAATCCGTATACCATCAGCCAACATATTGCCGGGTTATGCATTTGTGGAATTCAGCCGCAGGCATGGGGATTTTGCCATTGTTGCCGTAGCCAGCCAACTTGCTGCTGATCAAGATGGTCGTATTCATTCAGGACGATTAGCACTTGGGGGGATTGACGCCGTACCTGTTGTGGCGGATGACGCCATCAATATATTAATTGGCCGCCAACCAACAGATGAGTTGATAAACCAAGCTTTAGAGCTTGCTCTGGAAGATGCTGACCCTGACGATGATTTGCACGCCTCAAGGGAATACCGGCTCCAATTGGCTAGGGTTCTGGCCAAGCGGGCGCTCCTTACAGCATATGAACGGGCACTGAAAAGGAGGTGAATGATATGGACAAGGTTTTGCGAGACGAAAAAATGGTAGTTAGAGTCAGCATAAATGGGACTGTTGTTGAAGACACAGTGGAACCCCGTAAATTGTTAAGTGATTTTTTAAGAGAAAATTGTGGTTTAACAGGAACTCATGTAGGTTGTGAACACGGTGTTTGCGGGGCGTGCACTGTACGGGTTAATGGGAAAGCGATTCGAAGCTGCCTGATGTTTGCCGTACAAGCGGATGGGAGCGAAATTGTAACAGTAGAAGGGTTGGCTGCTGAGGGGCGTATGCATCCGCTGCAACAGGCGTTCTCCGAGTGTCATGCACTGCAATGTGGTTTTTGCACCCCCGGAATATTAATGTCGAGTGTGGAGTTGTTGGAACAAGCACATGTGCCTGACCGGCATGAAATTATTGAAATGCTTTCCGGTCATCTCTGCCGCTGTACGGGTTATAAAGGAATTGTTGATGCTATTGAAAAAGTAGTTGGTGATAAATCTCAATAATGATGAAGGAAGGTGAGTAATATTGGACCTGGCTTCGCTTTTTGAGTTTGCCGTGACCAGGTATCCACAACATACAGCTCTTGTGGATGGAGAGTATAGGCTGTCTTATGAAGAATTGAACACACATGCCTGCAGGCTTGCGGCTGGTCTGCAATCCTTGGGTATCACTCAAGGGGACAGAATTGTGCTCATTATGAAAAACCGCATGGAAATGGTCATCTTTTATTGGGCCGTACAAAAAATCGGGGCAGTTTTTACCCCTATTAATTTCAGGCTATCTGCTGATGAAGTCAGATACTGCATCCAAGACGCTGATGCCAAAGCGGTCGTCTACGAACCGGTTAGTGAGGACGTGGTTTTGGAGGCCACCAAAGAGGCTCGGCCTTTGTTAATCAGTGTTTTGGGAGCCCAAGGTACGGAACTGACTTATGAACAGCTGTTGGAAACTGATGTAAGAGGATTTCAACAGCCGCAAATCACAGATGAAGAAATCTGTTTAATGTTATATACATCGGGAACAACGGGCCGTCCAAAAGGTG contains:
- a CDS encoding FAD binding domain-containing protein: MKPAPFDYYRPSTLEETLQLLTEFEEEAKIIAGGQSFIPILNMRLSEPGVLVDINQLSDLEYITVEDGYLKIGALTRQRTLELSSLVQQHVPLLSEALPFIGHLQTRNRGTVGGSLVHADPSAEIPLALSVLNAEVVLRSTEEIRTVEIGDFFLTYLTANILPHELLTEIRIPSANILPGYAFVEFSRRHGDFAIVAVASQLAADQDGRIHSGRLALGGIDAVPVVADDAINILIGRQPTDELINQALELALEDADPDDDLHASREYRLQLARVLAKRALLTAYERALKRR
- a CDS encoding (2Fe-2S)-binding protein codes for the protein MDKVLRDEKMVVRVSINGTVVEDTVEPRKLLSDFLRENCGLTGTHVGCEHGVCGACTVRVNGKAIRSCLMFAVQADGSEIVTVEGLAAEGRMHPLQQAFSECHALQCGFCTPGILMSSVELLEQAHVPDRHEIIEMLSGHLCRCTGYKGIVDAIEKVVGDKSQ